One Pseudonocardia abyssalis DNA segment encodes these proteins:
- a CDS encoding acyl-CoA dehydrogenase family protein: MRLQLSPEDESFREEMRTFFTTAIPKSMRDTVAARGELSREEWIESHRILHAAGLAVPDWPVEWGGRDWSPLQRHIWRSELQLAGVPEPLAFNASMIGPVIAAFGTQEQKERFLPATANLDIWWCQGFSEPDAGSDLASLRTTAVRDGDEWVVNGQKTWTTLGQHADWIFCLVRTDPSVKKQRGISMIVFPMDSPGVSLRPIELVDGSVEVNEVFFSDVRVPAENLIGEENKGWDYAKFLLGNERVGIARVGSTKRLLASARQYAREITADGRPLIEDARIAARLAELENEMVALELTALRVVAHSAGGRPHPASSVLKLRGSQLEQDATALVMDIAGPLSIAAEPDAESDVPEWARISAPGYLNDRKVSIYGGSNEVQRTIIAGTILGL, encoded by the coding sequence ATGCGATTGCAGCTGTCCCCGGAGGACGAGAGCTTCCGGGAGGAGATGCGGACGTTCTTCACGACCGCCATCCCGAAGTCGATGCGCGACACCGTCGCGGCCCGCGGGGAGCTCTCCCGCGAGGAGTGGATCGAGAGCCACCGCATCCTGCACGCCGCGGGCCTCGCCGTGCCGGACTGGCCGGTGGAGTGGGGCGGGCGGGACTGGAGCCCCCTGCAGCGCCACATCTGGCGCTCGGAGCTGCAGCTCGCGGGCGTCCCCGAGCCGCTGGCGTTCAACGCCAGCATGATCGGCCCGGTCATCGCGGCGTTCGGCACGCAGGAGCAGAAGGAGCGGTTCCTGCCCGCCACCGCCAACCTCGACATCTGGTGGTGCCAGGGCTTCTCCGAGCCCGACGCGGGCTCCGACCTCGCGAGCCTGCGCACCACCGCCGTCCGCGACGGCGACGAGTGGGTCGTCAACGGCCAGAAGACCTGGACCACGCTGGGCCAGCACGCCGACTGGATCTTCTGCCTGGTGCGGACCGACCCGTCGGTGAAGAAGCAGCGCGGCATCTCGATGATCGTCTTCCCGATGGACTCCCCCGGCGTGAGCCTGCGCCCGATCGAGCTCGTCGACGGCAGCGTCGAGGTCAACGAGGTCTTCTTCTCCGACGTCCGGGTGCCCGCGGAGAACCTGATCGGCGAGGAGAACAAGGGCTGGGACTACGCCAAGTTCCTCCTCGGCAACGAGCGGGTCGGCATCGCCCGCGTCGGCTCCACGAAGCGGCTGCTCGCGAGCGCCCGCCAGTACGCCCGCGAGATCACCGCCGACGGCCGCCCGCTCATCGAGGACGCCCGGATCGCCGCGCGCCTCGCGGAGCTGGAGAACGAGATGGTCGCCCTGGAGCTGACCGCCCTGCGGGTCGTCGCGCACTCGGCGGGCGGGCGTCCGCACCCCGCGTCGTCGGTGCTCAAGCTGCGCGGGTCGCAGCTCGAGCAGGACGCCACCGCGCTGGTCATGGACATCGCCGGGCCGCTGTCGATCGCGGCGGAACCCGACGCGGAGTCCGACGTCCCCGAGTGGGCCCGCATCTCCGCCCCGGGCTACCTCAACGACCGCAAGGTCTCCATCTACGGAGGCTCGAACGAAGTGCAGCGGACCATCATCGCCGGCACGATCCTGGGGCTCTGA
- a CDS encoding uroporphyrinogen decarboxylase family protein: MSLPLLPTSLVGSYAQPDWLIDRAKLAGRFPPRVRAKELWRVAPEFLAQAQDDATLLAIRAQEDAGLDVVTDGEIRRESYSNHFATALDGVDVDNPGSALDRSGHPNPVPRITGPIRRTRPVEVDDVRFLRAHTDRTIKMTVPGPFTMSQQAQNDHYPDAEAAAMDYAAAVNAEIRALHEAGADVVQIDEPYMQARPDAARAYGLAALNAALDGVTGTTAVHICFGYAAIIHERPEGYSFLPELAGCPVDQVSIETAQSGLDLGVLADLAGKTIILGVIDLSDPAVETAETVAGRVRRAFAHTAPERIVISTDCGMKYLPREAAEGKMRAMSGAAALLRAELG; this comes from the coding sequence GTGAGCCTGCCCCTGCTCCCGACGTCGCTGGTCGGCTCCTACGCCCAGCCCGACTGGCTGATCGACCGCGCGAAGCTGGCCGGTCGCTTCCCTCCCCGGGTGCGGGCGAAGGAGCTGTGGCGCGTGGCCCCGGAGTTCCTCGCCCAGGCCCAGGACGACGCGACGCTGCTCGCGATCCGCGCGCAGGAGGACGCCGGGCTCGACGTCGTCACCGACGGGGAGATCCGGCGCGAGTCCTACTCCAACCACTTCGCGACGGCCCTGGACGGCGTCGACGTCGACAACCCCGGCAGTGCCCTCGACCGCAGCGGGCACCCCAACCCGGTCCCGCGGATCACCGGCCCGATCCGGCGCACGCGTCCGGTCGAGGTCGACGACGTGCGGTTCCTGCGCGCGCACACCGATCGGACGATCAAGATGACGGTGCCCGGCCCGTTCACGATGAGCCAGCAGGCGCAGAACGACCACTACCCCGACGCCGAGGCCGCCGCGATGGACTACGCGGCCGCGGTGAACGCCGAGATCCGCGCCCTGCACGAGGCGGGCGCCGACGTCGTGCAGATCGACGAGCCGTACATGCAGGCCCGACCGGACGCCGCCCGCGCCTACGGCCTCGCGGCGCTGAACGCCGCGCTCGACGGCGTCACCGGCACCACGGCGGTGCACATCTGCTTCGGCTACGCCGCGATCATCCACGAGCGGCCGGAGGGGTACTCGTTCCTGCCGGAGCTGGCGGGCTGCCCGGTCGACCAGGTGTCGATCGAGACCGCACAGTCGGGCCTGGACCTGGGCGTGCTCGCCGACCTGGCCGGGAAGACGATCATCCTCGGGGTGATCGACCTGTCCGACCCGGCCGTCGAGACCGCGGAGACGGTGGCCGGGCGGGTGCGTCGCGCGTTCGCGCACACGGCCCCGGAGCGGATCGTGATCTCCACCGACTGCGGCATGAAGTACCTGCCGCGCGAGGCGGCCGAGGGCAAGATGCGGGCGATGTCCGGGGCGGCGGCGCTGCTGCGCGCCGAGTTGGGGTAA
- a CDS encoding heavy metal translocating P-type ATPase, whose translation MGDVCCGGEPTPPARGRPDEPQEAFWRLRAVRAAAVSGMLLAAGLVAARWGSDAVSLVLLGGALLVGGATFVPQSLRALLTGRLGVGTLMTIAAIGAVVLGEVGEAAGLAFLFSISEALESYSLDRSRRSLRALLSLVPERATVLRGDIGTDVSPADLELGDVLVVRPGERVATDGTVRSGRSALDVSAITGESVPVEAGPGAAVFAGSINGNGALEVEVTARAESNSLARIVHIVEEAQERKGSSQRLAERIARPLVPGVMVLAAAIAVVGSLLGDPAVWTERALVVLVAAAPCAFAISVPVTVFAAIGAAGRSGVLIKGGAALEALGRIRAVALDKTGTLTRNHPAVIDVVAIDGVARARVLEVAAALESRSEHPLAAAILAATPGYGTPGYGTPGHGTPGHGTPGHGTPGQDTPGQDTADGVEAVPGAGLTGTVDGRPARLGRPGFLDAGPLAARVAELQGAGATVVLVEHDGALLGAVAVRDELRPEAPAVVAALRGAGLRVAMLTGDNRRTADALAHDAGITDVHADLRPEDKARIVTELRGPVAMVGDGINDAPALATADSGIAMGAMGTDVAIEAADVALMGEDLRHLPAALAHARRARRIMVQNLAMSGVILLTLVPLAASGVLGLAAVVAAHELAEVLVIANGVRAGRRTHLTLPAAAAAAPTDTPADGGCTDGCCPPPEAGARARLQAPDPVRAGDRVPGRR comes from the coding sequence GTGGGTGACGTCTGCTGCGGCGGGGAGCCGACCCCGCCGGCCCGAGGCCGCCCCGACGAGCCGCAGGAGGCGTTCTGGCGGCTACGGGCCGTGCGGGCCGCGGCCGTCTCCGGCATGCTGCTGGCGGCCGGGCTCGTCGCCGCGCGGTGGGGATCCGACGCCGTCTCGCTCGTGCTGCTCGGCGGCGCGCTGCTCGTCGGCGGCGCCACCTTCGTCCCCCAGTCGCTGCGCGCACTGCTGACCGGGCGCCTCGGCGTCGGAACGCTGATGACGATCGCCGCGATCGGCGCGGTGGTGCTCGGCGAGGTCGGCGAAGCCGCCGGGCTGGCGTTCCTGTTCTCGATCTCCGAGGCGCTGGAGTCCTACTCGCTGGACCGCAGCCGGCGCAGCCTGCGCGCGCTGCTCTCGCTCGTCCCCGAGCGCGCCACCGTTCTCCGCGGCGACATCGGGACCGACGTCTCCCCAGCCGACCTCGAGCTCGGCGACGTGCTGGTGGTCCGGCCCGGTGAACGCGTCGCCACCGACGGCACGGTGCGCAGCGGCCGCAGCGCGCTGGACGTCTCCGCGATCACCGGCGAGTCGGTGCCCGTCGAGGCCGGGCCCGGCGCCGCGGTCTTCGCCGGGTCGATCAACGGCAACGGCGCACTCGAGGTCGAGGTCACCGCTCGGGCCGAGTCCAACTCACTGGCCCGGATCGTGCACATCGTCGAGGAGGCGCAGGAGCGCAAGGGGTCGAGCCAGCGGCTCGCCGAACGCATCGCGCGCCCGCTCGTCCCGGGCGTGATGGTCCTGGCCGCCGCGATCGCCGTGGTCGGGAGCCTGCTCGGCGACCCCGCGGTCTGGACCGAGCGCGCACTGGTCGTGCTCGTCGCCGCGGCGCCGTGCGCGTTCGCGATCTCGGTGCCGGTCACGGTGTTCGCCGCCATCGGCGCCGCCGGCCGCTCCGGGGTGCTGATCAAGGGCGGCGCCGCGCTGGAGGCCCTCGGCCGGATCCGCGCGGTGGCGCTGGACAAGACCGGGACCCTGACCCGCAACCACCCCGCCGTCATCGACGTCGTCGCCATCGACGGTGTCGCACGCGCACGCGTGCTGGAGGTGGCCGCGGCGCTGGAGTCGCGCAGCGAGCACCCGCTCGCGGCCGCGATCCTGGCCGCCACCCCCGGGTACGGCACCCCCGGGTACGGCACCCCCGGGCACGGCACCCCCGGGCACGGCACCCCCGGGCACGGCACCCCCGGGCAGGACACCCCCGGGCAGGACACCGCCGACGGCGTCGAGGCCGTCCCCGGCGCCGGCCTCACCGGCACCGTCGACGGCCGGCCCGCCCGGCTCGGCCGCCCCGGCTTCCTCGACGCGGGCCCGCTCGCCGCGCGGGTCGCCGAACTGCAGGGCGCGGGCGCCACCGTCGTGCTCGTCGAGCACGACGGCGCACTGCTCGGCGCCGTCGCCGTCCGTGACGAGCTGCGCCCCGAGGCCCCCGCCGTCGTCGCCGCACTGCGCGGTGCGGGCCTGCGGGTCGCGATGCTCACCGGCGACAACCGGCGCACCGCCGACGCGCTCGCGCACGACGCCGGGATCACCGACGTGCACGCCGACCTGCGCCCCGAGGACAAGGCGCGGATCGTCACGGAGCTGCGCGGACCCGTCGCGATGGTCGGGGACGGCATCAACGACGCCCCCGCGCTCGCCACCGCCGACAGCGGCATCGCCATGGGCGCGATGGGCACCGACGTCGCGATCGAGGCCGCCGACGTCGCACTGATGGGCGAGGACCTGCGGCACCTGCCCGCCGCGCTGGCCCACGCCCGCCGGGCCCGCCGCATCATGGTGCAGAACCTGGCGATGTCGGGCGTCATCCTGCTCACCCTCGTGCCGCTGGCCGCGTCCGGCGTGCTCGGGCTCGCCGCCGTCGTCGCCGCGCACGAGCTGGCCGAGGTCCTCGTCATCGCCAACGGCGTGCGCGCCGGGCGGCGCACGCACCTCACCCTGCCCGCCGCTGCGGCCGCGGCGCCCACCGACACCCCCGCCGACGGGGGCTGCACCGACGGGTGTTGCCCGCCGCCGGAGGCCGGAGCCCGTGCGCGCCTCCAGGCACCGGATCCGGTCCGGGCCGGCGACCGTGTCCCCGGTCGGCGGTGA
- a CDS encoding acyl-CoA dehydrogenase family protein, with translation MDFTFDTEQNDLRDAVRSILERAYGAIDQRRKAVAQDPGFDERLWAQLAEMGLLGLPFDEAVGGTGAGPVEVAIVAEEIGRVIAPEPFVEAVVLAGGLVDAAGTDAQRAEVLGGIADGSVLAAFAHTEPGSRWSTTAAAVTATEADGGWRLTGVKEPVPNGARADVLVVSAVADGATRLFLVRGDAEGVARHGYRTHDGGRAAKVRFDGAPAELLGEGTGDRRADIERALAVARIAYAHESVGAMSTALTTTTEYLKTRKQFGVTLNTFQALTFRAADMYVSLELARSIALWATLVVDAGGDVVTAAARARLQTAKAGRHVGQEAIQLHGGIGMTAEYSVGHYTSRLTAIDHLHGDGDWALGRLTADVGERDVVDPLGAPYTG, from the coding sequence ATGGACTTCACCTTCGACACCGAGCAGAACGACCTGCGCGACGCCGTCCGCAGCATCCTCGAGCGCGCGTACGGCGCGATCGACCAGCGCCGTAAGGCCGTCGCCCAGGACCCCGGCTTCGACGAGCGCCTCTGGGCACAGCTCGCGGAGATGGGCCTGCTGGGCCTGCCCTTCGACGAGGCCGTGGGCGGCACCGGCGCGGGCCCGGTCGAGGTCGCGATCGTGGCCGAGGAGATCGGGCGGGTCATCGCCCCCGAGCCGTTCGTCGAGGCCGTCGTCCTCGCGGGCGGGCTCGTCGACGCCGCGGGCACCGACGCGCAGCGCGCCGAGGTGCTGGGCGGGATCGCCGACGGCAGCGTCCTGGCCGCGTTCGCGCACACCGAGCCCGGCAGCCGGTGGAGCACCACCGCCGCCGCGGTCACCGCGACGGAGGCCGACGGCGGATGGCGGCTCACCGGCGTCAAGGAGCCGGTGCCCAACGGTGCCCGCGCCGACGTGCTGGTGGTCAGCGCGGTCGCCGACGGCGCCACCCGGCTGTTCCTCGTGCGCGGCGACGCCGAGGGCGTGGCCCGGCACGGCTACCGCACCCACGACGGCGGCCGCGCGGCCAAGGTCCGCTTCGACGGGGCCCCCGCCGAGCTGCTCGGTGAGGGCACCGGCGACCGCCGCGCCGACATCGAGCGGGCGCTCGCGGTGGCCCGGATCGCCTACGCGCACGAGTCGGTCGGGGCGATGAGCACCGCCCTGACCACCACGACCGAGTACCTGAAGACCCGCAAGCAGTTCGGGGTCACCCTGAACACGTTCCAGGCGCTCACGTTCCGGGCGGCGGACATGTACGTCTCCCTGGAGCTGGCCCGCAGCATCGCGCTGTGGGCGACGCTGGTGGTCGACGCGGGCGGTGACGTCGTCACCGCCGCGGCCCGGGCCCGGCTGCAGACCGCGAAGGCCGGGCGGCACGTCGGCCAGGAGGCCATCCAGCTGCACGGCGGGATCGGCATGACGGCGGAGTACTCGGTGGGCCACTACACGAGCCGGCTCACCGCGATCGACCACCTGCACGGCGACGGGGACTGGGCGCTGGGCCGGCTCACCGCCGACGTCGGCGAGCGGGACGTCGTCGACCCGCTCGGCGCGCCCTACACCGGCTGA
- a CDS encoding ribonuclease H family protein, giving the protein MTAKYATTCGVCSNRVSPGEEIARAGTGWGHVACADAAPAAGKPAAKAPARAKKPARPDMPAPDGALEVWTDGACSGNPGPGGWAWATQDGRRGAGGESPTTNQRMEIRAALEAVRALDGPLVVVSDSTYVVNCFRDRWWKGWIDRGWVTSAKKPVVSRDLWEPLITLVNERGDVSFRWVKGHSGDAMNDLVDELAVEQAQAVA; this is encoded by the coding sequence ATGACCGCCAAGTACGCCACCACCTGCGGCGTCTGCTCGAACCGCGTCTCACCCGGCGAGGAGATCGCCCGCGCCGGCACCGGCTGGGGCCACGTGGCCTGCGCCGACGCCGCTCCGGCGGCGGGGAAGCCCGCGGCGAAGGCACCCGCGCGCGCGAAGAAGCCCGCCCGCCCCGACATGCCAGCCCCCGACGGCGCGCTCGAGGTCTGGACCGACGGCGCGTGCTCGGGCAACCCCGGCCCCGGCGGCTGGGCGTGGGCCACGCAGGACGGCCGCCGCGGCGCGGGCGGGGAGTCGCCGACCACCAACCAGCGCATGGAGATCCGGGCCGCGCTGGAGGCCGTCCGGGCGCTGGACGGGCCGCTGGTCGTCGTCAGCGACTCGACCTACGTCGTCAACTGCTTCCGCGACCGCTGGTGGAAGGGCTGGATCGACCGCGGCTGGGTCACCAGCGCGAAGAAGCCGGTCGTCAGCCGCGACCTGTGGGAGCCCCTGATCACCCTGGTCAACGAGCGCGGTGACGTGTCCTTCCGCTGGGTCAAGGGCCACTCCGGGGACGCCATGAACGACCTCGTCGACGAGCTCGCGGTGGAGCAGGCCCAGGCCGTGGCCTGA
- a CDS encoding EamA family transporter, with translation MSTRTGASLAVVSMVCVQLGLAVSVGLIDRLGTTGTAWLRLAWAGVLLAVLVRPSLRGFTRRGLLNCVLLGMVTAGVTLLFMAAVARIPLGTASALEFLGPLGVAVARGRGRARRWALIAAAGVLLLTEPWHGGTDPAGVGFALAAAVCWAGYIVLTQKVGDEATGLRGLAVSMPVAGLTATAVVAVTDGPAVLAALDPGLLLVGLGLAVLLPVVPFSLEMLALRRLTTAAFGTLMALEPAIALLIGLVALHQVPGWGAVVGIGFVVAAGIGAARAGARPLVVDGAPAR, from the coding sequence ATGAGCACCCGGACCGGTGCGTCCCTCGCGGTCGTCTCCATGGTCTGCGTCCAGCTGGGCCTCGCCGTGTCCGTCGGGCTGATCGACCGGCTCGGCACCACCGGCACGGCCTGGTTGCGCCTGGCGTGGGCCGGTGTCCTGCTGGCGGTGCTCGTCCGGCCGTCGCTGCGCGGGTTCACCCGCCGCGGGCTGCTGAACTGTGTCCTGCTCGGGATGGTGACCGCGGGCGTCACGCTGCTGTTCATGGCCGCCGTCGCCCGGATCCCGCTCGGCACCGCGAGCGCTCTGGAGTTCCTCGGGCCGCTCGGAGTCGCGGTCGCGCGGGGCCGCGGCCGTGCGCGCCGCTGGGCACTGATCGCGGCGGCCGGCGTGCTGCTGCTCACCGAGCCGTGGCACGGCGGGACGGATCCCGCGGGCGTCGGGTTCGCGCTGGCCGCGGCGGTCTGCTGGGCGGGGTACATCGTGCTGACCCAGAAGGTCGGGGACGAGGCGACCGGGTTGCGCGGCCTCGCGGTCTCGATGCCGGTCGCGGGCCTGACGGCCACCGCGGTCGTCGCGGTCACCGACGGGCCCGCGGTGCTCGCCGCGCTGGACCCGGGCCTGCTGCTGGTCGGGCTCGGGCTCGCCGTGCTGCTCCCGGTGGTGCCGTTCAGCCTGGAGATGCTGGCGCTGCGCCGGCTCACCACCGCGGCGTTCGGCACGCTGATGGCGCTCGAACCGGCGATCGCGCTGCTGATCGGGCTGGTCGCGCTGCACCAGGTGCCGGGCTGGGGTGCCGTCGTCGGGATCGGGTTCGTCGTCGCCGCAGGTATCGGTGCCGCGCGGGCCGGCGCCCGCCCGCTCGTCGTGGACGGGGCTCCGGCGCGGTGA
- a CDS encoding PP2C family protein-serine/threonine phosphatase, producing the protein MHSADRVAAVRTSGLLETGPEEAFNRLTRLAAIVLGTPMVALTVVDDVRSVLKGAPDPSLLGGTYESPIEDAACRFVIDTGAEVCTPDVSLDPRLRDLRQIHDFGAASWVGVPVLDPAGRVLGNLCAMDGVVRHWTELHLETLRTLALAAGGEIALRLALQEADHHAALADLHAEQADRHATEAAELAATLQQSLLPAHPPRMDGVVVGARFRPGGTGVEVMGDFYDVVPVDGGFGVVIGDVCGKGAPAARTTAMARSALRTVAHTESDPVRVLHTLNEVLHVWFDGRASFVTALYATFTRPAGTPPGSWLVAMACAGHPPAFVRRADGSVEPLAGGGRVLGILRESVVARQTALLAAGDALVLHTDGVTEARSAVGAEQFDETGVAAALARCAPGAGADALAGALVDAANRYSGDRPTDDIGVVVVLADPRATARDRPRRSDPG; encoded by the coding sequence GTGCACTCCGCCGACCGCGTCGCCGCGGTCCGCACGAGCGGGCTCCTCGAGACCGGGCCGGAGGAGGCGTTCAACCGGCTCACCCGGCTGGCCGCCATCGTCCTCGGTACGCCGATGGTCGCCCTCACCGTCGTCGACGACGTGCGGTCGGTCCTCAAGGGCGCACCGGACCCGTCGCTGCTCGGCGGGACCTACGAGTCACCGATCGAGGACGCCGCCTGCCGGTTCGTGATCGACACCGGTGCGGAGGTCTGCACACCCGACGTCAGCCTGGACCCGCGCCTGCGCGACCTCCGGCAGATCCACGACTTCGGGGCCGCGTCCTGGGTCGGGGTGCCCGTGCTCGACCCGGCCGGCCGCGTACTGGGCAACCTGTGCGCGATGGACGGCGTCGTCCGGCACTGGACCGAGCTGCACCTGGAGACGCTCCGGACGCTGGCCCTCGCAGCGGGCGGCGAGATCGCGCTGCGCCTCGCCCTGCAGGAGGCGGACCACCACGCCGCGCTGGCCGACCTCCACGCGGAACAGGCCGACCGGCACGCCACCGAGGCCGCGGAGCTCGCCGCGACCCTGCAGCAGAGCCTCCTGCCCGCCCATCCGCCCCGCATGGACGGGGTCGTGGTCGGCGCCCGGTTCCGGCCCGGCGGCACCGGCGTCGAGGTGATGGGCGACTTCTACGACGTCGTCCCGGTCGACGGGGGCTTCGGCGTCGTGATCGGCGACGTCTGCGGCAAGGGCGCGCCCGCCGCCCGGACCACGGCGATGGCCCGGTCCGCCCTGCGGACCGTCGCGCACACCGAGTCCGACCCGGTCCGCGTGCTGCACACCCTCAACGAGGTCCTGCACGTCTGGTTCGACGGCCGCGCGAGCTTCGTCACCGCCCTCTACGCGACCTTCACCCGGCCGGCGGGGACGCCACCCGGTTCGTGGCTGGTGGCGATGGCCTGCGCCGGCCACCCGCCCGCGTTCGTGCGCCGCGCCGACGGATCCGTGGAGCCGCTCGCCGGCGGCGGTCGGGTGCTGGGCATCCTCCGGGAGTCGGTCGTCGCGCGACAGACCGCGCTCCTCGCGGCGGGCGACGCACTGGTCCTGCACACCGACGGCGTCACCGAGGCCCGCAGCGCCGTCGGCGCCGAGCAGTTCGACGAGACCGGCGTGGCCGCGGCCCTCGCCCGGTGCGCCCCCGGCGCCGGCGCCGACGCCCTGGCCGGGGCCCTCGTCGACGCCGCGAACCGGTACTCCGGGGACCGGCCCACCGACGACATCGGCGTGGTCGTCGTCCTCGCCGACCCGCGGGCCACCGCCCGGGACCGCCCGCGACGGTCGGACCCGGGGTAG
- a CDS encoding acyltransferase family protein, whose amino-acid sequence MTTATTSGPVRRHGLDALRAAALGLGIVLHSLIPFAPGALWLVTDSQTSEAVGAPLVLIHLFRMVLFMMLAGYFGRMVLHRRGAGAYLRDRTLRILMPLVAFWPVAVLSLGILAGVNVELRGVEAPAMVTTDVSSPLLAFTPGQLWFLLVLMECVLITVAVRAVARRVVGPDRVSRLSGRAGALLASPFGVVLAAAPYLAGLLVQGHTAGGIVEPFTVLPEVAPLVTYLGAFLVGWFLHGHTAALPRLGATWPAHLVAAVALSAAVLLGSAALPLWAAAVLTAVAGWTWTYGLVGLCSRHLTRERPAVRYLADASYWMYLLHLPLLVGIEIVLADLTWPIPVKLAVTWVGSGVVLLLSYDLLVRDTWLGRWLNGRRHPRALRRQAVPAG is encoded by the coding sequence ATGACCACCGCCACGACGTCCGGACCCGTCCGCCGGCACGGCCTGGACGCCCTGCGGGCCGCCGCCCTCGGCCTGGGGATCGTCCTGCACTCCCTGATCCCGTTCGCCCCCGGTGCGCTCTGGCTCGTCACCGACTCGCAGACGTCGGAGGCCGTCGGCGCCCCCCTCGTCCTCATCCACCTGTTCCGGATGGTCCTGTTCATGATGCTCGCCGGCTACTTCGGCCGGATGGTGCTGCACCGCCGCGGCGCGGGCGCCTACCTGCGGGACCGGACCCTGCGGATCCTTATGCCACTGGTGGCGTTCTGGCCGGTCGCGGTGCTCTCGCTGGGGATCCTCGCCGGGGTGAACGTCGAGCTGCGCGGCGTCGAGGCCCCGGCGATGGTGACGACGGACGTGTCGTCCCCGCTGCTCGCGTTCACCCCGGGACAGCTCTGGTTCCTCCTGGTGCTGATGGAGTGCGTGCTGATCACCGTCGCGGTCCGGGCGGTGGCCCGGCGCGTGGTGGGGCCGGACCGGGTCTCGCGGCTGTCCGGGCGGGCCGGTGCGCTGCTCGCGTCGCCGTTCGGCGTCGTGCTCGCGGCGGCGCCGTACCTGGCCGGTCTGCTGGTCCAGGGCCACACGGCGGGCGGGATCGTCGAGCCGTTCACGGTCCTGCCGGAGGTCGCCCCGCTCGTCACCTACCTGGGCGCGTTCCTCGTCGGCTGGTTCCTGCACGGCCACACGGCGGCGCTGCCCCGCCTCGGCGCGACCTGGCCGGCGCACCTGGTCGCCGCGGTGGCGCTCAGCGCGGCCGTCCTGCTGGGGTCGGCCGCGCTGCCGCTGTGGGCCGCGGCGGTCCTGACCGCCGTGGCCGGCTGGACGTGGACCTACGGTCTGGTCGGCCTGTGCAGCCGCCACCTCACCCGCGAGCGGCCCGCCGTGCGGTACCTGGCCGACGCCTCGTACTGGATGTACCTGCTGCACCTGCCCCTGCTGGTCGGCATCGAGATCGTGCTCGCCGACCTGACCTGGCCCATCCCGGTCAAGCTCGCGGTCACCTGGGTCGGGTCCGGCGTCGTGCTGCTGCTCAGCTACGACCTGCTGGTGCGCGACACCTGGCTCGGCCGGTGGCTGAACGGCCGCAGGCACCCGCGGGCGCTGCGGCGTCAGGCCGTGCCGGCCGGCTGA
- a CDS encoding quinone oxidoreductase family protein: MIAAQIRAPGQAPEVAELPDPAGEALVAVQAAPITPLDLLCASGTSYFGAPATPYVPGVQGVGTLAGPLGDLAAGTPVWFATTAGMAPGDGSLAQRAAVTAADVVALPPGVDPVLAAALGLSAVAAWMCLTRRGRLAPGETVIVLGAGGVVGQAAVQLARLAGAGRVVACARSASALDLARSRGADATVLLDARDDLAARLAEASGGADLVIDPLSGAPAAAALSTLRPGGRLVNLGGSAADSSPVDSATLRSCSLDVLGYTNASLDTDTRRDAVQAVCRFAAERRLTVGYERVPLTDATDAWTRQRDGTARGRIVLVP, encoded by the coding sequence GTGATCGCCGCGCAGATCCGCGCACCCGGGCAGGCGCCCGAGGTCGCGGAGCTGCCCGACCCGGCGGGGGAGGCGCTGGTCGCGGTCCAGGCCGCGCCGATCACCCCGCTCGACCTGCTGTGCGCGTCGGGCACCTCCTACTTCGGGGCGCCCGCCACGCCGTACGTCCCGGGGGTGCAGGGCGTCGGCACGCTCGCCGGTCCGCTCGGCGACCTCGCCGCGGGTACCCCCGTCTGGTTCGCGACGACGGCCGGGATGGCCCCCGGCGACGGCAGCCTGGCGCAGCGCGCCGCGGTCACCGCCGCCGACGTCGTCGCACTGCCGCCGGGCGTCGACCCGGTGCTCGCCGCGGCGCTGGGGCTCTCGGCCGTGGCCGCGTGGATGTGCCTGACCCGGCGCGGGCGCCTGGCCCCGGGGGAGACGGTGATCGTGCTCGGGGCCGGCGGGGTCGTCGGGCAGGCCGCGGTGCAGCTGGCGCGCCTCGCCGGGGCGGGCCGGGTCGTGGCGTGCGCGCGGTCGGCGTCGGCGCTGGACCTGGCCCGGTCGCGGGGCGCCGACGCCACCGTGCTGCTCGACGCCCGCGACGACCTGGCCGCCCGCCTGGCCGAGGCCTCGGGCGGCGCGGACCTGGTGATCGACCCGCTCTCCGGTGCCCCGGCCGCCGCCGCCCTGTCGACGCTGCGCCCCGGCGGCCGGTTGGTGAACCTCGGCGGGTCGGCCGCCGACTCCAGCCCCGTCGACTCGGCGACGCTGCGCAGCTGCTCCCTCGACGTGCTGGGTTACACCAACGCCTCCCTCGACACGGACACCCGCCGCGACGCGGTGCAGGCGGTGTGCCGCTTCGCCGCGGAGCGCCGCCTGACCGTCGGGTACGAGCGCGTGCCGCTCACCGACGCCACCGACGCCTGGACCCGCCAGCGCGACGGGACCGCCCGCGGGCGGATCGTGCTCGTCCCCTGA